Proteins found in one Paludisphaera rhizosphaerae genomic segment:
- a CDS encoding peptidase yields MRQPRPRSFPLLAATATVLALATTAIASSPSLTAVRPMGGQRGAEVEVVFSGARLGDAQEVMFYQPGVTATGITKIDDNSFKAKVKISADAPLGFRDLRVRTATGVSELRGFSVGAMPEVSEKEPNNDFEAPQSIPMNVVVNGVAENEDVDYFVVEAKKGERISAEVEGMRLGITLFDPYVAILNAKRFELASSDDAALLWQDAFASIVAPEDGKYIVQVRESAYAGNANCLYRLHVGNFPRSTGVYPPGGRPNQKLAVKWIGDPAGEASSEVALPAETRAGWGVQRQDDKGFSPTPNAFRLAELDNVLEVEPNDDQATATPFTAPAALNGVLGKAGDADHFVFTGKKGQVFDLRVLGRKLRSPIDSVLYIAKKGGGAIAGSDDSNGPDSYIRQTLPDDGEYVVSIVDQLKKGGPDYIYRIEVTTPEPSLTVSTPAEQIMLGTGVMAVSVPKGGRQAILIQGSRTDFGGEVQFSIDGLPPGVEVEIPPLAASQALVPILFKAKPDAAPAGALVEVVGKSVDPNVKVKSHFDTLSAFVLAPNNNGIIMWSRSVDRLAVAATEESPFALEIVQPKAPLVRSGQMGLKVRAIRKPDFKAAIAVSLPWNPPGVGSGGGIAIPEGQDEAVIPINADGNAELRTWKIVVNGTGTGPGGPVMVSSQLADLTIAAPYVGLAFQNASVEQGKETDMAVTVSKNVDFPGEASVTLIGLPNKATTDAKKITKDSTDLTFHIKTDPASPVGKHANLFCQVVVTQDGEPITHNIGTGTLQIDAPLPPKPAAAAPAAAPAPAQAAKPAEAPAKPLSRLEKLRLEAKQKAGANP; encoded by the coding sequence ATGCGTCAGCCCCGCCCGCGATCGTTCCCGCTGCTCGCCGCGACGGCGACGGTCCTCGCCCTTGCGACCACCGCCATCGCATCCTCCCCCAGCCTGACCGCCGTCCGCCCGATGGGAGGTCAGCGGGGCGCGGAAGTCGAGGTCGTCTTCTCCGGCGCCCGGCTCGGCGACGCCCAGGAGGTGATGTTCTATCAGCCGGGAGTCACGGCGACCGGCATCACCAAGATCGACGACAACAGCTTCAAGGCGAAGGTCAAGATCTCTGCCGACGCTCCGTTGGGCTTCCGCGACCTGCGGGTCCGCACCGCGACCGGCGTCAGCGAACTGAGGGGCTTCAGCGTCGGCGCGATGCCCGAGGTGTCCGAGAAAGAGCCCAACAACGACTTCGAAGCGCCCCAGTCGATCCCGATGAACGTGGTGGTCAACGGCGTCGCCGAGAATGAGGACGTCGATTACTTCGTCGTGGAGGCCAAGAAGGGGGAACGGATCTCCGCCGAGGTCGAGGGGATGCGGCTGGGGATCACGCTGTTCGACCCCTACGTCGCCATCCTCAACGCCAAGCGGTTCGAGTTGGCCTCCAGCGACGACGCCGCCCTGCTCTGGCAGGACGCCTTCGCTTCGATCGTCGCCCCAGAGGACGGCAAGTACATCGTCCAGGTCCGCGAAAGCGCTTACGCCGGCAACGCCAATTGTCTCTACCGCCTGCACGTCGGGAACTTCCCCAGGTCCACGGGCGTTTACCCTCCCGGCGGCCGACCCAACCAGAAGCTCGCCGTCAAATGGATCGGCGACCCCGCCGGCGAGGCGTCTTCCGAGGTCGCCCTTCCGGCCGAGACCCGCGCGGGGTGGGGCGTTCAACGCCAGGACGACAAGGGGTTCTCTCCCACCCCGAACGCCTTCCGGCTGGCCGAACTCGACAACGTGCTGGAGGTTGAGCCCAACGACGACCAGGCGACCGCCACCCCCTTCACCGCCCCGGCCGCCCTCAACGGCGTCCTCGGGAAGGCGGGCGACGCCGACCACTTCGTCTTCACGGGCAAGAAGGGCCAGGTCTTCGACCTCCGCGTCCTCGGCCGCAAGCTCCGTTCGCCGATTGACTCGGTCCTCTACATCGCCAAGAAGGGGGGCGGGGCGATCGCCGGCAGCGACGATTCCAACGGTCCCGACAGCTATATCCGGCAGACCCTCCCCGACGACGGCGAATACGTCGTCTCGATCGTCGACCAGCTCAAGAAGGGGGGCCCCGACTACATCTACCGGATCGAGGTCACCACGCCCGAGCCCAGCCTGACCGTCTCCACCCCGGCCGAGCAGATCATGCTCGGAACCGGCGTCATGGCGGTGAGCGTCCCCAAGGGGGGACGGCAGGCGATCCTCATCCAGGGGAGCCGGACCGACTTCGGCGGCGAAGTTCAGTTCAGCATCGACGGCCTGCCGCCGGGAGTCGAGGTGGAGATCCCGCCTCTCGCCGCCAGCCAGGCGCTCGTGCCGATCCTGTTCAAGGCGAAGCCCGACGCCGCCCCCGCTGGCGCGCTCGTCGAGGTCGTCGGCAAGTCGGTCGACCCGAACGTGAAGGTGAAGTCCCACTTCGACACCCTTTCGGCCTTCGTGCTGGCGCCGAACAACAACGGGATCATCATGTGGTCCCGGTCGGTCGACCGCCTGGCCGTCGCTGCGACCGAGGAATCTCCCTTCGCCCTGGAGATCGTCCAGCCCAAGGCCCCGCTCGTCCGCAGCGGGCAGATGGGGCTGAAGGTCCGGGCGATCCGCAAGCCCGACTTCAAGGCGGCCATCGCCGTCTCCCTCCCGTGGAACCCTCCCGGCGTCGGCTCCGGCGGCGGCATAGCAATCCCCGAGGGCCAGGATGAGGCCGTGATCCCGATCAACGCCGACGGCAACGCCGAGTTGCGGACCTGGAAGATCGTCGTCAACGGCACGGGGACCGGCCCCGGCGGCCCGGTGATGGTCTCCTCGCAGCTTGCCGACCTGACGATCGCCGCCCCCTACGTCGGTCTGGCCTTCCAGAACGCCAGCGTCGAACAGGGGAAGGAGACGGACATGGCCGTCACCGTCTCCAAGAACGTCGACTTCCCCGGGGAAGCGTCCGTCACGCTGATCGGCCTGCCGAACAAGGCGACGACCGACGCCAAGAAGATCACCAAGGATTCGACCGACCTGACGTTCCATATCAAGACCGACCCGGCCTCGCCCGTGGGCAAGCACGCCAACCTGTTCTGCCAGGTGGTCGTCACCCAGGACGGCGAGCCGATCACCCACAACATCGGCACCGGGACGCTCCAGATCGACGCTCCCCTGCCCCCCAAGCCGGCCGCGGCCGCCCCCGCGGCAGCGCCGGCCCCGGCTCAGGCCGCCAAACCCGCGGAAGCCCCGGCCAAGCCGCTGAGCCGCCTGGAGAAGCTTCGGCTGGAAGCCAAACAAAAGGCCGGCGCGAATCCCTGA
- a CDS encoding DUF1549 and DUF1553 domain-containing protein codes for MIQSNPSTRAFRRLFAGLVLGGLSLGVAVAGDPSPIPDDPFAPEPTPTAGLVEIRVFPDAVDLTTTRDRQSIVVQGLYADGLTRDLTHAASLTPADPSLVARDGATFRAAKDGQSTLAVAFGDKTATIPIKVAKAVATEPLSFRLDVMPVFMRAGCNTGSCHGAARGKDGFRISLFGFDPEGDHFRLTREMVGRRINTAVPADSTLLEKSVGAVQHTGGKRFEVDSELYRTVHEWISAGASNDDVAKLPKVVGVELYPKGGVLDGKGSKQQLTVLAKYSDGSDRDVTNMAVFLTNNETSAAVGQDGLVKAGERGEAFVMARFDTYTVGSQFIVLPKGLQFSYPDESTGNYVDELVADKLRKLRIAPSDVCDDAVFCRRVHLDVVGVPPTVEDFERFMTSNDPEKRAKLVDELLQRKEFSEIWVSKWAELLQIRTTNTVSYKSMFLYYNWLVEQLSKDMPMDQMVQALLGANGGTFKNPATNFYQTETQTLPLTENVAQVFMGMRIQCAQCHNHPFDRWTQDDYYSFAAFFSQIGRKQGEDYRELIVFNSGGGEMKHPVGNRVMKPKFLGGETPDVAGKDRRVILAEWLASPKNPWFATSFANRVWAHFMGVGIVEPVDDFRVSNPASNPELLEALGKRFTETNYNLKALVRDICNSRAYQRTTRRNESNASDEKNFAHALVRRIKAENLLDSISHVTNTKDKFRGLPLGARAVQIADGNSSTYFLTTFGRATRETPCSCEVKMEPTLSQALHLLNGDTVNAKIQQGGVITELMKARQTPEERLTDLYVRCFSRRPTPEELAKLTPVLTQATDQAQALGDVFWALLNSREFLFNH; via the coding sequence ATGATCCAGTCGAACCCCTCGACCCGAGCGTTCCGGAGGCTCTTCGCCGGCCTCGTCCTCGGCGGCCTGTCTCTGGGCGTCGCCGTCGCCGGCGATCCCTCGCCGATCCCCGACGATCCCTTCGCCCCCGAACCGACCCCGACCGCCGGGCTCGTCGAGATCCGCGTCTTCCCAGACGCCGTCGATCTGACGACGACCCGCGACCGTCAGTCGATCGTCGTTCAGGGCCTCTACGCCGACGGCCTGACGCGCGACCTGACCCACGCGGCGAGCCTGACGCCGGCCGACCCGTCCCTCGTCGCCCGCGACGGCGCCACGTTCCGCGCCGCCAAGGACGGTCAGAGCACTCTGGCCGTCGCCTTCGGCGACAAGACGGCGACGATTCCCATCAAGGTGGCGAAGGCCGTCGCCACCGAGCCGCTGAGCTTCCGGCTCGACGTGATGCCCGTCTTCATGCGGGCCGGCTGCAACACCGGCAGTTGCCACGGGGCGGCCCGCGGCAAAGACGGCTTCCGGATCTCCCTCTTCGGCTTCGACCCCGAGGGCGACCACTTCCGCCTGACCCGCGAGATGGTTGGCCGCCGCATCAACACGGCCGTCCCCGCCGACAGCACGCTGCTAGAGAAGTCCGTCGGCGCGGTCCAGCACACCGGCGGCAAGCGATTCGAGGTCGACAGCGAGCTGTATCGCACCGTCCACGAATGGATCAGCGCCGGGGCCTCTAACGACGACGTCGCCAAGCTCCCGAAGGTCGTCGGCGTCGAACTCTACCCCAAGGGGGGCGTCCTCGACGGCAAGGGATCCAAGCAGCAGTTGACCGTCCTGGCCAAGTACTCGGACGGCTCCGACCGCGACGTCACCAATATGGCCGTCTTCCTGACCAACAATGAGACCTCGGCCGCCGTCGGTCAGGATGGGTTGGTGAAGGCCGGCGAGCGTGGCGAAGCCTTCGTCATGGCGCGGTTCGACACGTACACCGTCGGCTCCCAGTTCATCGTTCTGCCCAAGGGGCTCCAGTTCTCTTACCCCGACGAGTCGACCGGCAACTACGTCGATGAACTCGTGGCGGACAAGCTCCGCAAGCTGCGGATCGCCCCCTCCGACGTCTGCGACGACGCCGTCTTCTGCCGTCGGGTCCACCTTGACGTCGTCGGCGTCCCGCCGACGGTCGAGGACTTCGAGCGTTTCATGACCTCGAACGATCCCGAGAAGCGGGCCAAGCTTGTCGACGAACTCCTCCAGCGCAAGGAGTTCTCCGAGATCTGGGTCAGCAAGTGGGCCGAGCTGCTCCAGATCCGGACCACGAACACCGTCAGCTACAAGTCGATGTTCCTGTACTACAACTGGCTCGTCGAGCAACTGTCGAAGGACATGCCGATGGACCAGATGGTCCAGGCGCTCCTGGGAGCGAACGGGGGCACGTTCAAGAACCCGGCGACGAACTTCTACCAGACCGAGACCCAGACGCTCCCCCTGACGGAGAACGTGGCCCAGGTCTTCATGGGCATGCGGATTCAGTGCGCCCAGTGCCACAACCACCCGTTCGACCGCTGGACCCAGGACGACTATTACAGCTTCGCCGCGTTCTTCTCCCAGATCGGCCGCAAGCAGGGTGAGGACTACCGCGAGTTGATCGTCTTCAACTCCGGCGGCGGCGAGATGAAGCACCCCGTCGGCAATCGCGTCATGAAGCCCAAGTTCCTCGGCGGCGAGACGCCGGACGTCGCCGGCAAGGATCGTCGGGTCATCCTGGCGGAGTGGCTGGCCTCCCCCAAGAATCCCTGGTTCGCCACGTCGTTCGCCAACCGCGTCTGGGCGCACTTCATGGGCGTCGGGATCGTGGAACCCGTCGACGACTTCCGCGTCAGCAACCCGGCCTCGAACCCCGAGCTGCTGGAAGCCCTGGGCAAGCGGTTCACAGAGACCAACTACAACCTCAAGGCTCTCGTCCGCGACATCTGCAACTCGCGGGCGTACCAGCGAACGACTCGCCGCAACGAGAGCAACGCCAGCGACGAGAAGAACTTCGCCCACGCCCTGGTGCGCCGGATCAAGGCCGAGAACCTGCTCGACTCGATCAGCCACGTCACCAACACCAAGGACAAGTTCCGCGGCCTGCCGCTTGGTGCCCGGGCCGTCCAGATCGCCGACGGCAACAGCTCCACCTACTTCCTGACCACCTTCGGCCGGGCCACTCGCGAGACCCCCTGCTCTTGCGAGGTGAAGATGGAGCCCACGCTCTCCCAGGCCCTGCACCTGCTCAACGGCGACACGGTCAACGCCAAGATCCAGCAAGGCGGCGTGATCACCGAGTTGATGAAGGCCAGACAGACTCCCGAAGAGCGGCTGACCGACCTCTACGTCCGGTGCTTCTCACGCCGCCCGACTCCCGAGGAACTGGCCAAGCTGACCCCCGTTCTGACCCAGGCCACCGACCAGGCCCAGGCGCTCGGCGACGTCTTCTGGGCCCTGCTCAACAGCCGCGAATTCCTGTTCAACCATTGA
- a CDS encoding DUF1501 domain-containing protein yields MAIPCPGPLSRRGFLTVGALGFGGLTLPDLLRGQARADLKTYEAIKPTADSVIHIFLPGGISHQETFDPKPFAPVEYRGDMGSIATKIEGEKFSETLAQTAQIADKLTVIRSMTHGEAAHERGTHNMFTGYRPSPALQYPSLGSVVSHEYGPRNNLPPYVCIPRMPNIYAGTGYLSSAFSPFSLGSDPASKRFRVQDLNLPNGIDDARFGSRRKVLDTVNEYFREREKSDNINAMDTFYDRAYSLISSQKAREAFDISAEPDAIRDEYGRNPAGQRMLMARRLVAAGVRMVTLEYGSWDLHNQIVSGMKRQMPAFDQAFAALIRDLDRQGLLDRTLVMVSSEFGRTPKINRDGGRDHWPKVFNVVLAGGGAKKGLIYGSSNATATEPENDPLGPEDLATTVYHMMGIVADKELMAPGDRPIEIVDGGKVVKELLA; encoded by the coding sequence ATGGCGATCCCTTGTCCCGGGCCGTTGAGCCGTCGAGGTTTCCTCACCGTGGGCGCCCTGGGGTTCGGAGGGTTGACGCTCCCGGACCTGCTTCGCGGTCAGGCTCGAGCCGACCTGAAGACCTACGAGGCGATCAAGCCCACGGCGGACTCGGTCATCCACATCTTCCTGCCCGGCGGCATCTCCCACCAGGAAACCTTCGACCCCAAGCCGTTCGCCCCGGTCGAGTACCGCGGCGACATGGGCTCGATCGCGACCAAGATCGAAGGCGAGAAGTTCAGCGAGACGCTCGCCCAGACCGCGCAGATCGCCGACAAGCTCACCGTGATCCGGTCGATGACCCACGGCGAGGCCGCCCACGAGCGGGGCACGCACAACATGTTCACGGGCTACCGCCCCAGCCCGGCGCTCCAGTATCCCAGCCTGGGGAGCGTCGTCTCGCATGAGTACGGCCCCCGCAACAACTTGCCGCCCTACGTCTGCATCCCCAGGATGCCGAACATCTATGCGGGGACCGGCTACCTCAGTTCCGCCTTCTCGCCGTTCAGTCTGGGGAGCGACCCGGCCTCGAAGCGGTTCCGGGTCCAGGACCTGAACCTCCCCAACGGCATCGACGACGCCCGCTTCGGCTCGCGTCGAAAGGTGCTCGACACCGTCAACGAGTACTTCCGCGAGCGTGAAAAAAGCGACAACATCAACGCGATGGACACCTTCTACGACCGGGCGTACAGCCTGATCAGCTCGCAGAAGGCTCGCGAGGCGTTCGACATCTCGGCCGAACCCGACGCGATTCGCGACGAGTACGGCCGCAACCCGGCCGGCCAGCGCATGCTGATGGCCCGTCGTCTGGTCGCCGCCGGCGTCCGGATGGTGACGCTCGAATACGGCAGCTGGGACCTCCACAACCAGATCGTTTCCGGGATGAAGCGGCAGATGCCGGCCTTCGACCAGGCCTTCGCCGCCCTGATCCGCGACCTGGACCGTCAGGGTTTGCTGGACCGCACGCTCGTCATGGTCTCCAGCGAGTTCGGCCGGACCCCCAAGATCAACCGCGACGGCGGCCGCGACCACTGGCCGAAGGTCTTCAACGTGGTTCTCGCCGGCGGCGGCGCCAAGAAGGGCTTGATCTACGGGTCGTCCAACGCGACCGCGACCGAGCCCGAAAACGACCCGCTCGGGCCCGAAGACCTGGCGACCACGGTCTACCACATGATGGGGATCGTCGCCGATAAGGAGCTGATGGCCCCCGGCGATCGCCCCATCGAGATCGTCGACGGCGGCAAGGTCGTGAAGGAACTGCTCGCCTGA
- a CDS encoding c-type cytochrome domain-containing protein, with translation MRHRNATTLLSASLILALVPAVVRAEEGAKVNFTDHVSQIFRNRCGSCHNPDKAKGGLNLETFGGAMQGGGSGQVIQAGDADGSTLLQVVLQTEEPKMPPNAGKIPDAEIEMIRKWIEGGALESSGSKVAAKAKPKNEMKLDPAAMGKPAGEPAMPQNLVVEPFTPDAHPGAVVALAASPWSPLLAVGGHKQVLLYRTTDAHLMGVLPFPEGTIHVLKFSRNGDVLLVGGGRGGQSGIAVGFNVKTGERVFEVGKEYDAVLAADVSPDQSMVALGGPGRIVRVYSTADGSSLYEIKKHTDWVTALEFSPDGVLLASGDRNNGLLVWEAATGREYQELRGHTLAITGVSWRLDSNVLASSSEDGTVRLWEMNEGKAIKNISANKGGVAAVQFAKDGRLVSAGRDHIVRLWDANGGKQKEFEPFSDLALAVALTHDAGVVAGSQWSGEIRMWDAKSGSRLATLAPNPAPVVVRIDQARAAQVAASAEAEALTKEVPALQAAVGPPTEALKTAQAELAAGEQASAKQAAVVAEREGAVKLKTDAVADASQTAQAAGQIAEQARAAQAAAEKVVADADAAEKAAIAALEATKAALDKALADKAGNDAALAAAVEAVKNAADPDAAAKAAEELARCAQRSNELIQALAAAGSTRSTATASVKQAAAAKAAAPQGLPATVVRTKAATLGLTAATDIVKRFEAEKAEADKVLAEARTAAQSAVANVAALKTKVDAATAAKNAADKAVADKTQAVAAAQARAQALKAEIELLSAEKDRAPQGKPGLAVVTP, from the coding sequence ATGCGACACCGAAACGCGACGACCCTGCTTTCGGCCTCCCTGATCCTCGCCCTCGTCCCCGCCGTCGTCCGCGCCGAGGAGGGAGCGAAGGTCAATTTCACCGACCACGTCTCGCAGATCTTCCGCAACCGCTGCGGGTCGTGTCACAACCCGGACAAGGCCAAGGGGGGCCTCAATCTGGAGACCTTCGGCGGCGCGATGCAAGGAGGCGGGTCAGGCCAGGTGATCCAGGCCGGCGACGCCGACGGCAGCACGCTCCTCCAGGTCGTGCTCCAGACCGAAGAACCCAAGATGCCCCCCAACGCCGGCAAGATCCCCGACGCTGAGATCGAGATGATCCGGAAGTGGATCGAAGGCGGTGCGTTGGAGTCGTCCGGAAGCAAGGTCGCCGCCAAGGCCAAGCCGAAGAACGAGATGAAGCTCGACCCCGCCGCCATGGGCAAGCCGGCCGGCGAGCCGGCCATGCCGCAGAACCTGGTCGTCGAGCCCTTCACGCCCGACGCCCACCCCGGCGCGGTCGTCGCGCTGGCCGCCAGCCCCTGGTCCCCGCTGCTGGCCGTCGGCGGGCACAAACAGGTTCTGCTCTACCGCACGACCGACGCTCACCTGATGGGCGTTCTCCCCTTCCCCGAAGGGACGATCCACGTCCTCAAGTTCAGCCGCAACGGCGACGTGCTGCTGGTCGGCGGCGGGCGCGGAGGCCAGTCGGGCATCGCGGTCGGCTTCAACGTCAAGACGGGCGAGCGGGTGTTCGAGGTCGGCAAGGAATACGACGCGGTCCTCGCCGCCGACGTCAGCCCGGACCAGTCGATGGTCGCCCTGGGCGGCCCGGGACGGATCGTCCGCGTCTACAGCACGGCCGACGGATCGTCGCTCTACGAGATCAAAAAGCACACCGACTGGGTCACCGCCCTGGAGTTCAGCCCCGACGGCGTTCTGCTCGCCAGCGGCGACCGCAACAACGGCCTCCTGGTCTGGGAAGCCGCGACCGGGCGGGAATACCAGGAGCTTCGCGGGCACACCCTGGCCATTACGGGCGTCTCCTGGCGGCTCGACTCGAACGTCCTGGCCTCGTCCAGCGAGGACGGCACCGTCCGGCTCTGGGAGATGAACGAAGGCAAGGCGATCAAGAACATCTCGGCGAACAAGGGGGGCGTCGCCGCCGTCCAGTTCGCCAAGGACGGCCGACTCGTTTCCGCCGGTCGCGACCACATCGTCCGACTCTGGGACGCCAACGGCGGCAAGCAGAAGGAATTCGAGCCCTTCAGCGACCTGGCGCTCGCCGTGGCCCTGACGCATGACGCGGGAGTCGTCGCCGGCTCGCAGTGGTCGGGCGAAATCCGAATGTGGGACGCCAAGAGCGGCTCGCGGCTCGCCACGCTCGCCCCCAACCCAGCGCCGGTCGTCGTCCGCATCGACCAGGCCCGCGCCGCGCAAGTCGCCGCATCCGCCGAGGCCGAGGCGTTGACCAAGGAAGTCCCCGCACTCCAGGCCGCCGTCGGTCCTCCAACGGAGGCTCTGAAAACGGCCCAGGCCGAACTCGCCGCAGGCGAACAAGCCTCAGCCAAGCAGGCTGCGGTGGTCGCCGAGCGCGAAGGCGCCGTCAAGCTGAAGACTGACGCCGTCGCCGACGCCTCTCAGACCGCGCAGGCCGCCGGCCAGATCGCCGAACAAGCCCGCGCCGCCCAGGCCGCCGCCGAGAAGGTTGTGGCCGACGCCGACGCCGCCGAGAAGGCCGCGATCGCCGCGCTGGAGGCGACCAAGGCAGCCCTCGACAAGGCGCTCGCCGACAAGGCCGGCAACGACGCCGCCCTCGCCGCAGCCGTCGAGGCCGTCAAGAACGCCGCCGATCCCGACGCCGCCGCCAAGGCCGCCGAGGAGTTGGCCCGTTGCGCCCAGCGGTCGAACGAGTTGATCCAGGCCCTCGCCGCCGCCGGCTCGACCCGCTCGACGGCCACCGCGAGCGTCAAGCAGGCCGCCGCCGCCAAGGCCGCCGCGCCCCAGGGGCTGCCGGCAACCGTGGTCCGAACGAAGGCTGCGACCCTCGGCCTGACCGCCGCGACCGACATCGTCAAGCGGTTCGAAGCGGAGAAGGCCGAGGCCGACAAGGTGCTGGCCGAAGCCCGCACCGCCGCCCAGTCCGCCGTCGCGAACGTCGCCGCCCTCAAGACCAAGGTCGACGCCGCGACCGCCGCCAAAAACGCCGCCGACAAGGCGGTCGCCGACAAGACCCAGGCCGTCGCCGCCGCCCAGGCCCGCGCCCAGGCCCTGAAGGCGGAGATCGAACTCCTCTCGGCCGAGAAAGACCGGGCCCCGCAGGGCAAGCCGGGTCTGGCTGTCGTCACGCCCTGA
- a CDS encoding glucoamylase family protein, with protein sequence MTRSPVSSSVWLLLAWLVAAPTTPTAFAEARTSSLTAEDRLTLRRYAVDTWKSMEKLAYPSGLPSDRIHRDGDGWREPVAETTPTNIASYIWSVMAAERLEIISHEEAQGRLTRTIQTLDAMNRPHGFFVNDIDPRNGKRLATSPVDSAPRRPLISTVDNAWMAMALMMVSNTRPELAPNAERLLEAMDFGFLFSFYDQQDPIHQPGLLRVGYWVDENSFYGHYGMLNTEARIASYIAIARGQLPPEHYYRMYRTLPTEVAPQTQTPTGEPRDYHGLRVFEGAYDYMNMRVVPSWGGSMFEALMVTLFIPEAAWAPKSWGVNHPLYVRGQIDHGLKEMKYGYWGFSPAFRPTGGYEVYGVKGLGTNPDGYLSFDVAWGLPPHMTTLTSNTIHGVVTPHASFLALAFAPREAMDNLKAMKERFPVYGPLGFQDSVDVSTGMVSGYVLALDQGMIMAAIANELADGYMQKAFTAGPVEKIIRPLIAPEEFTAGAPGRYPAAHHFEPQLTRLTRGTPDAKR encoded by the coding sequence ATGACTCGATCGCCTGTTTCGTCGTCCGTCTGGCTCCTGCTCGCCTGGCTCGTCGCCGCGCCGACGACGCCGACGGCCTTTGCGGAGGCGCGGACGTCGAGTCTCACGGCGGAAGACCGCCTGACCCTTCGGCGTTACGCTGTCGACACCTGGAAGTCGATGGAGAAGCTCGCCTATCCCAGCGGCTTGCCGTCGGACCGGATTCACCGCGACGGCGACGGCTGGCGCGAGCCAGTGGCCGAGACCACGCCGACGAACATCGCGTCGTACATCTGGAGCGTGATGGCCGCGGAGCGGCTGGAAATCATCTCGCACGAGGAAGCCCAGGGGAGGCTGACGCGGACGATTCAGACGCTCGATGCGATGAACCGGCCCCACGGGTTCTTCGTCAACGACATCGATCCGCGCAACGGCAAGCGGCTGGCGACGTCGCCCGTGGATTCAGCCCCGCGCCGCCCTCTGATCTCGACCGTCGACAACGCCTGGATGGCGATGGCGTTGATGATGGTCTCCAACACCCGCCCCGAACTGGCGCCCAACGCCGAGCGGCTGTTGGAGGCGATGGATTTCGGCTTCCTCTTCTCCTTCTACGACCAGCAAGACCCCATTCACCAGCCGGGGTTGCTCCGGGTCGGCTACTGGGTGGACGAGAACTCGTTCTACGGCCACTACGGGATGCTCAACACCGAGGCGAGGATCGCCAGCTATATCGCAATCGCCCGCGGCCAGCTTCCGCCTGAACACTACTATCGGATGTATCGGACGCTCCCGACCGAGGTTGCGCCGCAGACCCAAACCCCCACCGGGGAGCCTCGCGACTACCACGGCCTGCGCGTCTTCGAGGGGGCCTACGACTACATGAACATGCGCGTCGTCCCAAGCTGGGGCGGCAGTATGTTCGAAGCCCTGATGGTGACTCTTTTCATCCCTGAAGCCGCCTGGGCGCCCAAGAGTTGGGGCGTGAACCATCCTCTTTATGTGCGCGGGCAGATCGATCACGGCCTCAAGGAGATGAAATACGGCTACTGGGGATTCTCCCCGGCCTTCCGTCCCACCGGCGGCTACGAGGTTTACGGCGTCAAGGGACTGGGCACCAACCCCGACGGCTACCTCTCGTTCGACGTGGCCTGGGGGCTTCCTCCCCATATGACCACGCTGACGAGCAACACCATTCATGGGGTCGTGACGCCCCACGCCTCGTTCCTTGCACTTGCCTTCGCGCCTCGTGAGGCGATGGACAACCTCAAGGCGATGAAGGAGCGATTCCCCGTCTACGGTCCCCTGGGTTTCCAGGACTCCGTCGACGTTAGCACGGGGATGGTTTCGGGTTACGTGCTGGCCCTGGACCAGGGCATGATCATGGCCGCCATCGCCAACGAGCTGGCTGACGGCTACATGCAGAAGGCGTTCACCGCCGGTCCCGTCGAGAAAATCATCCGCCCGCTCATCGCGCCCGAAGAGTTCACCGCCGGCGCTCCTGGCCGCTATCCGGCCGCCCACCACTTCGAGCCTCAGCTCACCCGGCTCACCCGCGGCACGCCCGACGCCAAGCGCTGA